In Quercus robur chromosome 11, dhQueRobu3.1, whole genome shotgun sequence, the following proteins share a genomic window:
- the LOC126704591 gene encoding protein DMR6-LIKE OXYGENASE 1-like isoform X9, with product MGEVDSAFIQPIDHRPKLKPIEVTDEIPVLDLSSVFNSENSDQQLISEIGSACQTWGFFQVINHGVPAELLRKVEAVAKEFFAASFEEKRKVQRDALYPMGYHDSEHTKNVRDWKEVFDFLAHDPTEVPASHEPDDEGIRVLTNQWPQYPPEFREICEEYGREVEKLGFKLLELISLSLGLPEDRLKVFFKDQTSFLRFNYYPPCPSPHLALGVGRHKDGGALSVLAQDDVGGLEVRRKSDGEWIPVKPIPDAYIINIGDAVQVWSNDKYESVEHRVVVNSTKARLSIPFFFFPAHYTMVKPLEELVNEQDRAKYREFNWGKFVANRNRSDFKKQDVENIQISHFRI from the exons ATGGGAGAGGTAGACTCAGCTTTCATACAACCCATTGACCACAGGCCAAAGCTCAAGCCCATCGAGGTAACTGATGAAATCCCAGTTCTTGACCTCTCCAGTGTGTTCAACTCTGAAAACAGTGACCAACAACTCATCTCTGAGATTGGCAGTGCATGCCAGACCTGGGGGTTCTTCCAGGTGATCAACCATGGAGTCCCAGCTGAGCTTCTCAGAAAAGTAGAGGCTGTGGCTAAGGAATTCTTTGCTGCGTCTTTTGAGGAGAAGAGGAAGGTGCAAAGGGACGCGTTGTATCCCATGGGGTACCATGATAGTGAGCACACTAAAAACGTTAGGGACTGGAAGGaggtgtttgattttttggcCCATGATCCCACAGAGGTACCAGCCTCGCATGAACCTGATGATGAGGGAATTAGAGTTTTGACCAATCAGTGGCCTCAGTACCCGCCCGAGTTCAg GGAAATATGTGAGGAGTATGGCCGAGAAGTAGAAAAGCTGGGTTTCAAGTTATTGGAACTTATTTCCCTGAGTTTAGGCTTACCAGAAGATCGGCTAAAGGTCTTCTTCAAGGACCAAACCAGCTTTCTCCGGTTCAACTACTATCCTCCATGCCCTTCCCCCCACCTAGCTCTTGGTGTTGGCCGCCATAAAGATGGCGGTGCCTTAAGTGTCCTTGCACAAGATGATGTTGGGGGACTTGAAGTGAGGCGGAAATCAGATGGAGAGTGGATTCCCGTTAAGCCTATCCCAGATGCCTATATCATTAATATTGGTGATGCTGTTCAG GTTTGGAGCAATGACAAGTATGAGAGTGTGGAGCACAGGGTGGTGGTGAATTCTACCAAGGCAAGACTGTCTattccattcttcttcttcccagCCCATTATACCATGGTGAAGCCTCTAGAGGAGCTAGTCAATGAACAGGACCGTGCCAAATACAGAGAATTCAACTGGGGAAAATTTGTTGCCAATAGAAACCGAAGTGATTTCAAGAAGCAAGACGTGGAAAACATCCAAATTTCTCATTTTAGAATATAA
- the LOC126705590 gene encoding uncharacterized protein LOC126705590 isoform X1, producing the protein MEEENKQLLNDEKDKEAVKPKPQTEEEEEEEAKSEAPKKASVGGGGGGGGGGWGGWGFSNLSVFSELQKAAEEISRNAAAVAQTAAKSISDMQIADEDTESSKDEEEAEDSTNEKESEDDKDKIRKAALDKLEKASDESIFGQGLKVLDNSVENLASGAWQALGSAWRGGSDFVHKIEHSAVNLAESIQHGGLPAPGSVAPSILETGKAFTAKGMQVLELVGKETIDLLITETGIEVEKNSKETEQQTDEDQLYEEVTFDRCFYIYGGPEQLEELEALSNHHGLLCNRRKAKLSSEQRPAFDGKLKQVQQIFSLSTEMDGNGVETDKGKKVETGAEGSDDEMKKLHDSSVSKAADMAVGFTNALAGVAVNDMIQRTAGRIDSLHSEGVHRLSEMCCFAVSQLLMLGKSILSNASKVQDEVADEDIAKIDWPEDSVEKAKIIRTKAQSMTGYVEAVSNSFITGISDVTEAYLAAIKGATAESHEVIPQTSIQEKANAFSEHLRADRITAVCKIQDGLQYLSYVVLSTSMPSA; encoded by the exons ATGGAGGAAGAGAACAAACAGTTACTGAACGATGAGAAAGACAAAGAAGCAGTAAAACCGAAACCacaaacagaagaagaagaagaagaagaagcgaaATCGGAAGCACCGAAAAAAGCCAGTgtcggtggtggtggtggcggaggaggaggagggtgGGGCGGTTGGGGTTTCTCTAATCTCTCTGTTTTCTCAGAACTCCAAAAGGCCGCTGAAGAAATCTCTCGTAAT GCTGCTGCTGTTGCTCAGACCGCAGCTAAAAGCATTTCAGACATGCAAATTGCAGATGAGGACACTGAATCTTCTAAGGATGAGGAAGAGGCAGAAGACTCGACCAATGAAAAGGAAAGTGAAGATGATAAAGACAAGATACGGAAAGCTGCTTTGGATAAGTTGGAGAAAGCTAGTGACGAGTCAATCTTTGGCCAG GGTTTGAAGGTTCTTGACAATTCTGTAGAGAATTTGGCTTCTGGAGCATGGCAAGCGTTAGGAAGTGCATGGAGAGGGGGTTCAGATTTTGTTCACAA GATTGAGCATTCTGCTGTTAACCTGGCAGAATCTATTCAGCATGGTGGATTACCAGCACCTGGCTCTGTTGCACCATCAATATTAGAG ACTGGAAAAGCTTTTACAGCAAAGGGAATGCAAGTGCTTGAACTTGTAGGCAAGGAGACCATTGATCTACTAATTACTGAGACTGGTATTGAAGTTGAGAAGAATTCAAAAGAAACTGAACAACAAACTGATGAGGATCAGTTGTACGAGGAAGTGACATTTGATCGATGCTTCTACATATATGGAGGTCCAGAACAGTTGGAG GAGCTGGAGGCATTGTCCAACCATCATGGCCTGTTATGTAACCGAAGAAAAGCAAAATTATCATCGGAACAGAGACCTGCATTTGATGGGAAGCTTAAACAGGTCCAGCAAATTTTTAGTTTGAGTACTGAAATGGATGGAAATGGTGTAGAGAcagacaaagggaagaaagtAGAGACTGGGGCTGAGGgaagtgatgatgagatgaagAAATTACACGACTCAAGTGTTAGCAAGGCTGCTGACATGGCTGTGGG GTTCACTAATGCATTAGCAGGAGTAGCTGTTAATGATATGATCCAAAGGACTGCTGGCAGAATAGACTCACTTCACTCAGAGGGAGTTCAT AGACTCTCAGAAATGTGCTGTTTTGCTGTTTCCCAACTGTTGATGCTTGGTAAATCCATTCTTTCTAATGCTAGCAAAGTTCAGGATGAAGTTGCTGATGAGGATATTGCCAAAATTGACTGGCCTGAGGATTCTGTTGAAAAAGCTAAGATAATCAGAACAAAGGCACAGTCAATGACAGGATATGTGGAAGCTGTTTCCAACAGCTTTATTACAG GCATATCGGACGTAACGGAAGCTTATTTAGCAGCCATAAAGGGTGCCACAGCTGAATCCCATGAAGTTATTCCACAAACTTCAATCCAGGAAAAAGCCAATGCTTTCTCTGAACATCTGCGTGCAGATCGGATCACAGCTGTGTGCAAAATCCAGGATGGGCTCCAATATTTATCTTATGTAGTCCTTTCAACCTCCATGCCTTCTGCTTGA
- the LOC126705590 gene encoding uncharacterized protein LOC126705590 isoform X2, with amino-acid sequence MEEENKQLLNDEKDKEAVKPKPQTEEEEEEEAKSEAPKKASVGGGGGGGGGGWGGWGFSNLSVFSELQKAAEEISRNAAAVAQTAAKSISDMQIADEDTESSKDEEEAEDSTNEKESEDDKDKIRKAALDKLEKASDESIFGQGLKVLDNSVENLASGAWQALGSAWRGGSDFVHKIEHSAVNLAESIQHGGLPAPGSVAPSILETGKAFTAKGMQVLELVGKETIDLLITETGIEVEKNSKETEQQTDEDQLYEEVTFDRCFYIYGGPEQLEELEALSNHHGLLCNRRKAKLSSEQRPAFDGKLKQVQQIFSLSTEMDGNGVETDKGKKVETGAEGSDDEMKKLHDSSVSKAADMAVGFTNALAGVAVNDMIQRTAGRIDSLHSEGVHRLSEMCCFAVSQLLMLGKSILSNASKVQDEVADEDIAKIDWPEDSVEKAKIIRTKAQSMTGYVEAVSNSFITGTFMEKALRLCNKFCVCVCLGGGG; translated from the exons ATGGAGGAAGAGAACAAACAGTTACTGAACGATGAGAAAGACAAAGAAGCAGTAAAACCGAAACCacaaacagaagaagaagaagaagaagaagcgaaATCGGAAGCACCGAAAAAAGCCAGTgtcggtggtggtggtggcggaggaggaggagggtgGGGCGGTTGGGGTTTCTCTAATCTCTCTGTTTTCTCAGAACTCCAAAAGGCCGCTGAAGAAATCTCTCGTAAT GCTGCTGCTGTTGCTCAGACCGCAGCTAAAAGCATTTCAGACATGCAAATTGCAGATGAGGACACTGAATCTTCTAAGGATGAGGAAGAGGCAGAAGACTCGACCAATGAAAAGGAAAGTGAAGATGATAAAGACAAGATACGGAAAGCTGCTTTGGATAAGTTGGAGAAAGCTAGTGACGAGTCAATCTTTGGCCAG GGTTTGAAGGTTCTTGACAATTCTGTAGAGAATTTGGCTTCTGGAGCATGGCAAGCGTTAGGAAGTGCATGGAGAGGGGGTTCAGATTTTGTTCACAA GATTGAGCATTCTGCTGTTAACCTGGCAGAATCTATTCAGCATGGTGGATTACCAGCACCTGGCTCTGTTGCACCATCAATATTAGAG ACTGGAAAAGCTTTTACAGCAAAGGGAATGCAAGTGCTTGAACTTGTAGGCAAGGAGACCATTGATCTACTAATTACTGAGACTGGTATTGAAGTTGAGAAGAATTCAAAAGAAACTGAACAACAAACTGATGAGGATCAGTTGTACGAGGAAGTGACATTTGATCGATGCTTCTACATATATGGAGGTCCAGAACAGTTGGAG GAGCTGGAGGCATTGTCCAACCATCATGGCCTGTTATGTAACCGAAGAAAAGCAAAATTATCATCGGAACAGAGACCTGCATTTGATGGGAAGCTTAAACAGGTCCAGCAAATTTTTAGTTTGAGTACTGAAATGGATGGAAATGGTGTAGAGAcagacaaagggaagaaagtAGAGACTGGGGCTGAGGgaagtgatgatgagatgaagAAATTACACGACTCAAGTGTTAGCAAGGCTGCTGACATGGCTGTGGG GTTCACTAATGCATTAGCAGGAGTAGCTGTTAATGATATGATCCAAAGGACTGCTGGCAGAATAGACTCACTTCACTCAGAGGGAGTTCAT AGACTCTCAGAAATGTGCTGTTTTGCTGTTTCCCAACTGTTGATGCTTGGTAAATCCATTCTTTCTAATGCTAGCAAAGTTCAGGATGAAGTTGCTGATGAGGATATTGCCAAAATTGACTGGCCTGAGGATTCTGTTGAAAAAGCTAAGATAATCAGAACAAAGGCACAGTCAATGACAGGATATGTGGAAGCTGTTTCCAACAGCTTTATTACAG GAACATTCATGGAAAAAGCTCTGAGATTATGTAACAaattctgtgtgtgtgtgtgcttggGAGGGGGAGGATAG